tgtgggaagagttttagtaAATCTAGCCACCTGACACTtcaccagagaattcacacaggagagaaaccttatagctgtgatcaatgtgggaagagttttagtcAATCCAGCCATCTGACACTACACCAaagaattcacacaggagagaaatcttatatatgtgatcaatgtgggaagagatttgctgcATCTAGCTCTCTGActcttcaccagagaacacacacaggagagaaaccttttagctgtgatcaatgtgggaagagttatgCTCGATCTTGGcatctgactcaacaccagagaacacacacaggagagaaaccttatagctgtgatcaatgtgggaagagttttgttacaTCAAACCAGCTGActttacaccagagaacacacacgggagagaaaccttatagctgtgatcactgtgggaagagatttgctgcatctggctctctgactcttcaccagagaacacacacaggagagaaaccttttagctgtgatcaatgtgggaagagttttagtcAATCTAGCCACCTGACACTtcaccagagaattcacacaggagagaaaccttatagctgtgatcaatgtgggaagagttttagtcAATCCAGCCATCTGACACTACACCAaagaattcacacaggagagaaatcttatatatgtgatcaatgtgggaagagatttgctgcATCTAGCTCTCTGActcttcaccagagaacacacacaggagagaaaccttttagctgtgatcaatgtgggaagagttatgCTCGATCTTGGcatctgactcaacaccagagaacacacacaggagagaaatcttatagctgtgatcaatgtgggaagagttttgttacaTCAAACCAGCTGActttacaccagagaacacacacgggagagaaaccatatatctgtggtcaatgtgggaagagttttgctacATCAAACCAGCTGActttacaccagagaacacacacaggagagaaaccttatagctgtgatcaatgttgGAGGAGTTTTACTTCATCTAGCTCTCTgacagtacaccagagaacacacacaggagagaaaccttatagctgtggtcaatgtgggaagagttttcgTCAATCTAACCATCTAAcactacaccagagaacacacacaggagagaaatctcatAGCTCTGACCAGAGATAATCTtataaaagatctctgatcaaatATTAGAAAATACATATATGAAGGTGTTGTTTCATAATATCAATGAAATAAtggtagaatgttttaacattgtagtagaaatattttaatgatgtcacaatgtagaaaccTAAACGTTTTCCCCCTTATgaattgatttcaacatgatatggatattagcctcaggggaaaaatccaggcaaaaaatccaggctctgaaatgGAAGAGTTATATTCATGTGATTTAACAAAAATTGACAAACAAAaaaattaatcaaatcaaatgtatttatataggcattcttacatcagctgatatctcaaagtgttgtacagaagcccagcctaaaaccccaaacagcaagcaatgcaggtgtagaagcacggtggctaggaaaaactccctagaaaggccaaaacctaggaagaaacctagagagggaccaggctatgaggggtggccagtcctcttctggctgtgccgggtggagattataacagaacatggacaagatgttcataaatgaccagcatggtcaaataataataatcacagttgttgtcgagggtgcagcacctcaggagtaaatgtcagttggcttatcattaggagtatctctaccgctcctgctgtctctagagagttgaaaacagcaggtctgggacaggttgcacgtccggtgaacaggtcagggttccatagccgcaggagcagcagcacggccaggtgggctggggacagcaagaagtcatcatgccaggtagtcctgaggcatggtcctagggctcaggtcctccgagagagaaagaaagacagaattagagagagcatacttaaattcacacagaacacttgataagacaggagaagtactccagatatatcaaactgaccctagccccccaacacataaactactgcagcataaatactggaggctgagacatgaggggtcaggagacactgtggccccatccaatgatacccccggacagggccaaacaggaaggatataaccccacacactttgccaaagcatagcccccacaccactagagggatatcttcaaccaccaacttgccatcctgagacaaggctgaatatagcccacaaagatctcccccatggcacaacccaagggggggtggggcgccaacccagacaggaagatcacgtcagtgactcaacccactcaagtgacgcacccctcctagggacggcatgaaagagcaccagtaagccagtgactcagcccctgtaatagggttagaggcagagaatcccagtggagagacgggaaccggccaggcagagacagcaagggtggttcgttgctccagagcctttccgttcaccttcacactcctgggccagactacactcaatcatatgacctactgaagagatgagtcttcagtaaagacaaaggttgagaccgagtctgcgtctctcacatgggtaggcagaccattccataaaaaatggagctctataggagaaagccctgcctccagctgtttgcttagaattAGAAGTtgtgacccacttgaatcaaaatgcaacacttcaaaatgtggcaagctgttttctacaaattgCCTCTAACCAGGGATGTACACATTACTCCCAGATTCCGTGTAGATTTTGAGCTGTTCATTTTAACAGGATGTGCAACCTCATCTCCCCTCTCGGCATGAATGATTTTAGCATGATATCGATGAGTGATGACAAATACGTGTTGCATTCCCTTGTTTAGCGACCCCTAAATTTATAAGCATCACTCCCAAATGTAGCTGactcttctgcaggttgtcctctaaccagtgaggtaAAATGTCTCCCATTTccctgtttttgttgttgtgtcagtttcaacagcacgtacaacctaatttcccccctaatcgattgctacttgtcaaaacaacagcgttgttggtgcttgtgcagtttataaggagcttgtttaaaaaaatacaagtaatacgattattgtggcagatgtttgtgtatataGCACATGTTATGTTTAGCTTTTCAATTTATCCcaaactgtttctgcatattggttattgattttgACACGTTAAAACGTGTTTTGACATTGAGCTATCCCACCAAGCAAAATGTCATTGAAAAGACGTTGAAAATATGACTATGCAATCAAATATTTCATATGTACATTTCATGTAACATTTGGTAGTGATATTTATTAATGCAACCAACTGACAATTATTTGGTACAATTATTGACATTGTTGCCCTGTTTTTAGAATATCGGGGTTAATTCTCACATGTGCCAAACCAAATGTACTAGAgcatgacattggggactgggcccTGATCCAACAACATACCTATCGAGTGAACCCTGAAAGGAGAGAGAAGCTCCGCAGTGAGGTGGAAAGTTACTACGGATATCGCAGGAGTTTCctcttgaaatcagacatgtcCGTGATAAGGACAACTTGGTTGCTGATTATCTCTGGGGCCAAAAAGATTTGTGTTTTGCGTTTAGCCAGTGTGTTTATTTGGAGTTTTATCTCTTTTTCTTTTCCgtattgaaactgcactgttgtattcggtgcatgtgactaatacaatttgatttgagttttgtttgggctcgttccaaggggacgagagttctagaagctagtgagttttaggattcTATAGAAATAAAAAGGAGATTGTTTATTATTAATTGGGAATGTGTTTTTGAAtgtttgtttttaattgttgacagccagtagacaccatgtttatattggtgaaggtgaagcattgtagttgattataatgtgaaatggaagttgttttctgttggtggtgagcaaacttgtccaacaaaaatataggatatatttgttgtcttAAAGGGGAAGGTGTtccaggctttggtttttccatttatgttttgaggttggactttagccgtctagctcgttagcacgtaggacgcactgattggtgtcacctcgttagtcagtatgtgttacatctGTGCTggctggtccaggttctatttaagtgTGTCTGGCCTCTTAATATTTTAATCAATGGCATTTTCTTAGGGTGATCATTTGTCTTCTCTTTGGTGTActaaatatttctgtttattttcatagtttttttcctgtgaagccattgtgttgcattcattctgaaatgtgctgtacaaataaagtttgatttgatttcaacaaaTGACCGACCAATCAACAGACTCCTGGTCCCTCTTAGTATGAAAATCAGTATCAATCCCATGTGAAAGGATTCAACTGCTGCAAACTGAAACAAACAAATGGATCAAACAGATCAATCCCACTTTTCCAGCCTGCAGAAGGTGTTCTGGAGTGGTTAACACCAACCCCGGCTCTACCAGGGGCTTGGATGGAAggatcagtcagtcaataaagtatagagctgctgtctgacaaaatcactattttagtagttcattaAAGTAATTAAGGCTTAaggactgctgaataccaactattaatcacttagatcatgcattttcaggtagagatacatccttgggacgtccctagcccgttgaagttgacatttaaaatggttagggttagggtttagggtagggatgtcccaaggatcctaGATAGAATTGGCCATTGTGCATTATTCTGTCTCTTTTACATAGCAGGTGATGGGTTCTGACTTCTGaacttgaaaatatgaaatatccttatgtgaaattgaatgaaacaataatgtatgttgatgctacTATGATGTACAATATTCCATGATGTTTCTATATGAAAACAATAgcgtaatatatttaatattccaTATAGTATTTTGTAACAGTTTCACCAATTTTCATTAacttaatcattatgacacacccctcactattgtcattggttgcactacttacactgtttgtctacataacctggttcaagtattcatgacatCACCCTTCGGAAGAaacagtgatgccgaaacattggataatacccattaaattgctgggagtttatacatggagtgtgcgactttatgttgatagtttatagtttattctccgttagtcagcacctccacacaaactatttttctaggtgtgcgccagctcatgttttttaagggtaggtaacaacacgctgatcctcaacgaaggggcccctcaggggtgcgtgctcagtccccttctgtactccctgttcactcataactgcatggccaggcacgactccaacaccatcattaagtttgccgatgccacaacagtaggcctgatcaccaacaactatgcgccagcctatatggaggaggtcagaggcctggctgtgtggtgccaggaaaacaacctctccctcaaagtgatcaagacaaaggagatgatattggactacaggaaaaggaaaaccgagcacgcctccattctcattgacggggatgtagtggagcaggttgagagcttcaagttccttggtgtctacatcactaacaaactatcatggtccaaacacaccaagacagtcgtaaagagggcacaacaaaacctattccccctcaggtgactgaaaagatttagcatgggtcctcagatcctcaaaagtttctacagctgcaccatcgagagcatccctgGTTGTatccctgcctggtatggcaactgctctgcctccgaccgcaaggcactacagagggtagtgtgtacagcccagtacatcactggggctaagctttctgccatccaggacctctatcccaggcggtgtcagaggaagccccccccccccccccccccacactctctgttatcatctatgcatagtcactttaataactctacctacatgtacatattacctcaattacctcctcTAActagtgcccccgcacattgactttgtaccggtaccccctgtatatagtctagaTATTATTTAACTTCtgatctttaattacttgttccttttattttctattcttatttgtacttttttttttaactgtattGATTGTttgttaggggcttgtaagtaagcatttcactgtaagataaacatttgatttgaattgttaGACTCATAGTACAGAATGAATGACTGACTGCCCAGTTCAACATCAGTTCACcatctcacctcatactgtattggagcagcagctGACTGCCCGGTTCAACGTCAGTTCACcctctcacctcatactgtattggagcagcagaAGCTGACTTGATCGTTGATGCTAATCAGCAtgttttgaatctgagagtaagTAGAGCCGACTACACTATATAAATGAAGGGTTCAACTGGAGTTGTTCTCAGGTCCCCTAAGAATCGTAGGGTTCTTGGTCaataaaaaacagccccaaaaggttcttcaaagaacttgtTAGAAGGtgggttcatcgaggaacctccgTTGTAGCTGGACTTCTTCCGGGAACTTCGCAATTGGATGCGACAACAACTTAAAAAGGTTAAAGTTGGGTTGATGTTTGGCTCTGAATATGTCTCGAAATaatttattataataatataacatactgATAATGAATAACGAAGACAATGATGGTTTTCTGTGAATATCTTCCATAACGTTACTATAGTTAATTACCCTTAATATTAGAAAGCCGTGTTTGACCGTCGGCGTTGtattagctacagtacagtaccgttatctagctagataacgttatATCCTATTGAGGCACAACTAGGTTTGGATTATTTCCCTCAACTATATTCTTTCCCATATATTGTATATAGTTTCCATAGAGCCAACATGGCTTTATACTCATTAACGTAAGTTTCCAATCTAGAATAGTTCTCACTTTTGTGATAATGAGCTAGCTAATGTAAACCgactatctaactaactaactaaggaCGGTGACCTATCCAGACGAGATGTTACAACGAACTGAATCATCAATGGAGGTCTTCCTCTTTATATATCCTGCTACAGCATGCAATGCTATTAACTCACAAGGGGGCataacgttacatggacaatactatcccattttggaaacgttacatggacaatactatcccattttggaaacgttacatggacaatactatcccactttggaaacgttacatgtacaatactattccactttggaaacgttacatgtacgCCCCCTTGTGGAGGGAAATTAATATCCCTGGGCCTGTGTGGCAGTACTGTATTGTTACTGTATGGCAGTACTGTTACTGTATGGCAGTACTGTTACTGTATGGCAGTACTGTATTGGCTAGTGCTTTCTCCAATATGTTCTTCTATTTTGCATTCAATTGTATGTCGATGCCTTGTATctttcaatatttattttatatatatatatatatatttgttttaatgcTTGTAAGACTATTCTTTGACACATTTTCTCTTCCTTTGAAATTCTTATAAGACAGAACATGGACACAATGCAATTGGGATTAAGAAGAAGATACAGATATGTTGTAGGACAGCTGCATTTGAAGTGAACATTTAACCTACATAGCAGTCAAAACAAACAGACATCTATTAGCATACAAATGTGTGCAAATGATCTTTTCAGACCTTCTCAGAAATTAATCAAGTCCACGGAATGGATATAGACAAAAAGAGAATTCAAGGACTAGCAGAGGTAGAGAGGCGAGGCAGGGGTGAGGACATCATCCTGCTATTTTGACAGTCCCTGAAGGACAATACAGAAGAGGGATTTGCTCTTATTCCTTCCCTTTTCTATTTCTGTAATAAAATTAGCAAGTGTAGTAATATCCTTGCTTTACTTTACTAGGACTGGAGACCACAGCAGCGATTCTGCTCTTGCCCTACCTCTTCAATGAGGACCCGAGTGGCCTTTATGTCCGTGACAAGGTATGCCTATGCACCAATCATCTGTTTCTTCATAAACATAAGTGTGCATGCTTATATAAAACTACAGCTGAACATTTGTTATGTTCTTTGTTAATTGTATGTGTATTAATCTTTTCTTACTTTTGTTGACACAGATTTCACCGCTCTTCACTCCTTTACTGCACATCGGCGGAAATCCATTTCACCACGAGAGTGAAATCCCGCTGGCCTTTGATGGGGAGAACATCCACACCCTCGAGGACGTCCCCATGGGGCTCTGCTAGggctgtattttttattttccataaaatttcccaaaaatgtcagaaaaacaCTTATGTTGTTAAGTTACTGTGTTCTGGGGAGAAGGGAAGTTGGGGTGAAGTTACCAGGGCCGGTTATAAAGATGGCAAACTTCCTAACATAACTAAGTGGATACAATATACACACTAAAGCTGAAAAATCTGTATTTAGCATCAAGTCTACAATATTGTTAGTTTACCTATGATTCATTTTTAATGTATGTTGTTTTTATTGTACatcattatttatatatatatttttaaatgtcatGAAAAGAACTATACAaagtaaatgtattatttattgcagaacatgtctgcagaaatgttgcaattttgtaatgtgttttgtttggtaaattgttttgtaaatattaatTCACATTTGTGGTGCCACTAAAAAAACAATGAATTATTTAAATCAATATTGTCAATATTgttattaaaatattttttttataatggagggagggtggacagggagtttAAAAAATGAACCCCAAAAGGTTGTTAGAGGAACCAACCATAGaaaaggttcttcaaataacTTTTAGGGgtttcccccacagtttcaatttgaagaacccctacaGGATACTCCAGAAACCTTTACTTTTTAGAAtgtatattgataaaagtcaccttgtccgagagacaTTTACATAGTTATACACAGCCTATTTTGGGGCGAAATAGCGGCCACAACAGACAGACCTGATATCGCCCATAATTCGACGTCACGCGCTGAGTGGAAATTAACAAAGTTATTCTATTTAGCTACACTTTGCAGTACATTTTTACACGATAATAAATGTTTCTGATGCCACATCGCCCGTTTTCAAAGGGGGTCATTGGTTTTTAGGGGCAGTCGCTTTTTAGCTTTTTGTCTGAAAGTATTTTCTCAACTGCGATAccaactccagtcagcagatggcgatgtgcgtcTTTCAGGTGATTCTGACACTGAGAcatataatctagtggacgggatGCTTCTTCAACATCAACAGTTAGTCAGCCACATTGGTTCACTCTAACTTTATGTAAAAAGgtttattcaataaatatagtgtaaccgatgtgaaatggctagctagttagcatttcAATCgatgacgtcactcgctctgagaccttgaagtagttgctctgccagggccgtggcttttgtggagcgatgtgtAACGATGCCTTGATgttggctgttgtcgatgtgtgcagagggtccctggttcgagcccaggtaggggcgaggagaggggcggaagctatactgttacaataGCAACTCCTCTCATGCTATGAAGACACATCCCCCCCAAATTTTAAGGCCTTAAGGGCAGTTTTGTTTCAATTGTAGTACGGAGAAAATCCAGTAAGCGTTTTATAGTTACATCGTTAGGGTAACTTACCCTAAAGTGGACACACTGTCAGTCAGTTTCTAAGACAACTGCCCAGACTTTGTAGACTGTTTAATGATGCTTAaacctcatctttatcaaattatccattaAAGATACCAACTCAAAACCTACGTTCGTCTATCTATGGGTTGTTTAAATTTTATCTAATTATATTCCCAGTATTATTTTATCAAATCTCTAGTAATCGATTATagacacataattaatcatattttcacagaatccatataaaacATAAGAAATTCTTAGGTACCCACAACAACCATTCCATTTGCTTTTTCAATTACTCTCCATAGCTACGAAGAAGCTCTCCAAACTCCCAGCAGAACAAAAAACAATGACCATGGGATCCCCAACGGTTCTCTAACCTCCCAGAGACCACGGCAAAAATCAAGCCTCCCAGGAACTATAGATCTTCCGCTGCTTTCTAAAATCCCTCTTATTATCCAAATTTCAATCATCTGATTTAGCATATTTCAATATGTTACTATCCAAACGTCAGATTAACTCATTTCCACAACTCTCATATCACAGTCACACAATGCTATTCCCAAACATACCTAATCAATTAGGTGTTTTCAACAATGTTAACCTGCAGGAATATTTTCACATTTCTATGTCATGGTTAGTTCCTAGGATAATGCAACTCATACATTTACATCTTTCAATACTTCTAAAATGGGGTCCAGGTTTAAAACAAGTACAGGTGCACCTTACCATCTTATACTATATAATAAATGGTCTTAACTAGGAAACACAGATTCTAGTTTTCATCCAGCTGACACAGATAGCCGACAGCATCAGAACCTCCTGTTTACACCTCCATGGTGCCTTCCTCACACAGGAATACACACTGAGACTTTTCTAAAATTCCACTTGTTTCGCTCACATTCTTTCTTTTAAACTAGG
This genomic stretch from Oncorhynchus clarkii lewisi isolate Uvic-CL-2024 chromosome 13, UVic_Ocla_1.0, whole genome shotgun sequence harbors:
- the LOC139424734 gene encoding zinc finger protein 271-like, which produces MSIVVQHHGYAVYSGFLLLWAVNHLSDFVVPTGEIWDYRGSSGEPQQPHDAKKAENSLSRSKHLNKYLQRPTGKGSHCCSDCGKRFTSSGITIHQRTHTGEKPYSCGQCGKRFSQSGDLTVHQRTHTGKKPYSCDHCGKRFAASGSLTLHQRTHTGEKPYSCDQCGKSFSKSSHLTLHQRIHTGEKPYSCDQCGKNFSQSGDLTVHQRTHTGKKPYSCDHCGKRFAASGSLTLHQRTHTGEKPFICDQCGKSFSQSSHLTLHQRIHTGEKPYSCDQCGKSFSKSSHLTLHQRIHTGEKPYSCDQCGKSFSQSSHLTLHQRIHTGEKSYICDQCGKRFAASSSLTLHQRTHTGEKPFSCDQCGKSYARSWHLTQHQRTHTGEKPYSCDQCGKSFVTSNQLTLHQRTHTGEKPYSCDHCGKRFAASGSLTLHQRTHTGEKPFSCDQCGKSFSQSSHLTLHQRIHTGEKPYSCDQCGKSFSQSSHLTLHQRIHTGEKSYICDQCGKRFAASSSLTLHQRTHTGEKPFSCDQCGKSYARSWHLTQHQRTHTGEKSYSCDQCGKSFVTSNQLTLHQRTHTGEKPYICGQCGKSFATSNQLTLHQRTHTGEKPYSCDQCWRSFTSSSSLTVHQRTHTGEKPYSCGQCGKSFRQSNHLTLHQRTHTGEKSHSSDQR